The sequence CAGATGACGATGTCGCCGACGCCACCGCTGTTCAGGCGGGGCTTGCCGTGGCGCGCCGAGCGGCCCTTGAGCACCTGGATGCACTGCAGGCGCTTGGCGCCGGTGTTGTCGGCGACGTCCAGGCGCGTGTACTGGGTGATCATGCCTCACCCCCTGGCGTACCGGGGGCGCGCGTCACGATCCGCAGCAGCCGCCAGCACTTGGTCTTGCTGAGCGGGCGGGTCTGGACGATCTCGACGACGTCGCCGTTGCGGCACTCGTTCTTTTCGTCGTGGGCGTGGTACACGGTCCGGCGGCGTACGAACTTGCCGTACTTCGGGTGCCGGACCATGTAGGTCATGGTCACACTGATGGTCTTGTTGCGGACGCAGGAGGTCACGACGCCCGTCTGGGTGGCGCGCTGTTTGCGGGCACCCCGGGGGGCCGTGGCCGTTGCGTCGGGCTGGGTCTGTGCGGTCATGGAAGCGTTCCAGTACTAGCGTCTTCCCAGGTTCGGGGCCTATCGTCGGGCCGCCTGCGCGCTCATCCGGGCCTGGCGCTGCTCAACGTGCGTGTCGCCGCGCTCGCGCAGGACCGTGAGGATTCGGGCAATGTCCCGGCGTGTCTTGAGCAACTGCGTCGGGTCTTCGAGTTTCTCGGTGACCGCCTGCGCCCGCAGGTCGAACAGGTGGCGGCGCAGGTGCTCCAGCTCGTTGTGGAGCTCATCGATCTTCATGTGTCGGACAGCTTCGATCTTCATCGCGGGTTCCTACACGCCGTGCCGGCGGTACACGAAACGCGTCTTCACGGGCATCTTGTGGGCGACGCGCAGCAACGCGGTCTTGGCCACGGACTCGGCCACGCCGCCGACCTCGTACATCACGGTGCCGGGCTTGACGAGGGCGGTCCAGAACTCCGGCTCGCCCTTGCCCTTGCCCATGCGCGTCTCGAGCGGCTTCGAGGAGACGGGCTTGTGCGGGAAGATGCGGATGTAGACCCGCCCTTCGCGCGCCAGAAAGTGCGACGCCGCGACACGGCCGGCCTCGATGTGCCGCGCGGTGACGCGCCCCAGCTCCAGGGCCTGCAGCCCGTAGTCACCGAAGGACACCGTGTTCCCGCGCGTGGCGTTGCCGCGGTTGCGGCCCTTCTGGGCCTTGCGGTACTTCACGCGTTTGGGCATGTTGGCCGGCATGGCGACGACTCCTCAAAACAACTAGCGGCGGGCCCGGCGGCGGAAGCGGCTTTCACCGCGTTCGGCCGGCTGCTCGCCGTACATGCCACGATGAATCCAGACCTTGATCCCGATGGAGCCGACGGTCGTGACGGCGGTGGTGTGGGCGTAGTCGACCTCGGCCTGGAGCGTCTGCAGCGGAATGGAGCCGAGCATCTGCGTCTCGGTGCGGGCCATTTCCGCGTTGCCCAGGCGACCGGAGCAGATGATCTTCACGCCCTTGGCGCCGGCTTCCATGGAGACTTCGCACTTCTGCTTCATGACGCGCCGGAAGCTCATGCGTTTTTTGAGCTGCTCGGCGATCGACGCACCGACCAGGAAGGCATCCAGGTCGGGGTTCTTGATCTCGACGATGTTGACGGAGACGCGGCGGTCGATGAGATCCTCGAGGCGCTCCTTGAGCTTGTCCACCTCGGAGCCCTTGGCGCCGATCACCATGCCGGGCCGGGCGGTATGCAGGATGACCTTGACCTCGTCCCGGGTCCGCTCGATGACGACCTTGGACACGCCGGCGAACGGCGGTTGCTTGTTGAGCGTGCTGTCGACGTATTTGCGGATCATCTCGTCTTCGACGAGGAAGGTGCCGAACGCGGCCTTGGGCGCATACCAGCGAGACTTCCAGCCTTCGGTGACGCCGACCCGGAACCCGATTGGATGACACTTTTGGCCCACGGCTTAATCCTTCTGGTCGACCGCGACGATGATGTGACTCGTCCGCTTCTGGATGGAATGGGCGCGCCCGCGGTCCTTGGGGCGGAAGCGCTTGATGATCGGCCCGGCGTCCA comes from Phycisphaerae bacterium and encodes:
- the rpsQ gene encoding 30S ribosomal protein S17, translating into MTAQTQPDATATAPRGARKQRATQTGVVTSCVRNKTISVTMTYMVRHPKYGKFVRRRTVYHAHDEKNECRNGDVVEIVQTRPLSKTKCWRLLRIVTRAPGTPGGEA
- the rpmC gene encoding 50S ribosomal protein L29; this translates as MKIEAVRHMKIDELHNELEHLRRHLFDLRAQAVTEKLEDPTQLLKTRRDIARILTVLRERGDTHVEQRQARMSAQAARR
- the rplP gene encoding 50S ribosomal protein L16 — encoded protein: MPANMPKRVKYRKAQKGRNRGNATRGNTVSFGDYGLQALELGRVTARHIEAGRVAASHFLAREGRVYIRIFPHKPVSSKPLETRMGKGKGEPEFWTALVKPGTVMYEVGGVAESVAKTALLRVAHKMPVKTRFVYRRHGV
- the rpsC gene encoding 30S ribosomal protein S3 encodes the protein MGQKCHPIGFRVGVTEGWKSRWYAPKAAFGTFLVEDEMIRKYVDSTLNKQPPFAGVSKVVIERTRDEVKVILHTARPGMVIGAKGSEVDKLKERLEDLIDRRVSVNIVEIKNPDLDAFLVGASIAEQLKKRMSFRRVMKQKCEVSMEAGAKGVKIICSGRLGNAEMARTETQMLGSIPLQTLQAEVDYAHTTAVTTVGSIGIKVWIHRGMYGEQPAERGESRFRRRARR